Proteins co-encoded in one Astatotilapia calliptera chromosome 18, fAstCal1.2, whole genome shotgun sequence genomic window:
- the LOC113010038 gene encoding caspase-8-like: MEKKDLISDKNVSVLHEILQEIDPELAMIVENYIQGVPQQQQMLPPHRFFNTNESHLPLSVTETQCSCRGEIIYTDARSQPISLPDQSEYYTLTHTSHGLCVIINNETFTTETCLHARRGTQKDADALNTVFTSLGFKVLIHNNLTEAQIRNELRMYSKKNFVNDNALVVCVLSHGTKGCVFGTDGEKVFLKDLMLPFTSGRVPTLSGKPKLFFIEASQGEGLQKGYCPCSLGPQEDGRETQFFLEGNADPGRQIETMPSEADFLIGMATVEDFVTFQNRVTGCIYTQELCKQLTRSAESQEMDDILTVLTRVNREVSKREFFNHKYKQMPEPRYTLTKKLVLKPVTRL; this comes from the exons ATGGAAAAGAAAGATTTAATATCAGACAAAAATGTCAGTGTGTTGCATGAAATACTCCAAGAGATTGATCCTGAGCTGGCAATGATTGTAGAGAACTACATTCAAG GAGtcccccagcagcagcagatgttaCCTCCTCAT AGGTTTTTTAACACAAATGAATCCCATCTTCCTCTGTCTGTAACTGAAACTCAGTGCAGTT GCAGAGGAGAGATTATTTACACTGATGCACGATCACAGCCCATCTCTCTTCCTGATCAG TCAGAATACTACACTTTGACTCATACGTCTCATGGTTTATGTGTGATCATCAATAATGAGACCTTCACTACTGAAACATGTCTACATGCTCGAAGGGGAACTCAGAAGGATGCAG ATGCTCTGAACACAGTGTTCACAAGCTTAGGCTTTAAAGTGCTGATACACAACAACCTGACTGAAGCACAAATACGAAATGAATTAAGAATGTACAGCAAGAAGAATTTTGTGAATGATAATGCCTTG GTGGTATGCGTGCTTTCGCATGGAACAAAGGGGTGTGTCTTTGGCACCGATGGGGAAAAGGTGTTCCTGAAAGATCTGATGCTCCCTTTTACAAGTGGAAGAGTCCCAACCTTGTCAGGGAAGCCCAAACTCTTCTTCATTGAAGCAAGTCAGGGTGAAGGATTACAAAAAGGATACTGTCCCTGCAGCTTGGGGCCTCAAGAGGATGGGAGGGAGACACAATTCTTCTTGGAAGGAAATGCAGACCCGGGGAGACAGATTGAGACAATGCCTTCAGAAGCAGACTTTCTGATAGGCATGGCCACCGTGGAGGATTTCGTGACGTTTCAAAACAGAGTCACAGGATGTATCTACACCCAGGAGCTGTGCAAGCAGCTGACAAGATCAGCAGAAAG TCAGGAGATGGATGATATCCTCACTGTCCTGACACGTGTTAACAGGGAGGTCAGcaaaagagagtttttcaaccacaaatacaaacaaatgccAGAGCCCAGATACACTCTCACCAAGAAGCTCGTCCTCAAACCTGTCACCCGCCTGTGA
- the LOC113010039 gene encoding caspase-8-like: MAKTIKSALADTLENLSKGDFKRFCHQLLDRREEPRVKRNRVEGKSRLQITDVLVSTFTEEGALTVVLKILKAIGCNQLAKELEDATGGNFSKPDPGDRARHPQQQFKLHPDVSMDIERTHEPRPTPPPNESDYYTLTHNPRGWCVVFNNEIFTGGLNNRKGTQEDADTLKEVFTRLGFQVKIHNNCTAEQMKKKINDLGKNNFKSDDALVVFVLSHGEKGCVFGTDWEKVLLKELTDPFTSGRAPTLTGKPKLFFIQACQGDGYQKGYRPCSREDENRKKEAWQADASIPDETVPELADFLIGMSTVEECKSFRNKRTGSIYIQELCKQLKIAAESQVMDDILTVLTRVNREISKGEFLSYKQMPEPKYTLTKKLVLKYI; the protein is encoded by the exons ATGGCCAAAACTATTAAATCCGCTTTGGCAGACACTCTGGAGAACCTATCAAAGGGGGATTTTAAGAGGTTCTGCCACCAGCTTCTGGACCGCAGAGAAGAGCCGCGGGTAAAACGCAACAGGGTGGAGGGCAAAAGCCGTCTGCAGATCACAGACGTGCTGGTGTCTACTTTTACCGAGGAGGGGGCTCTGACGGTGGTTCTCAAGATCCTGAAAGCGATCGGCTGCAATCAGCTGGCGAAAGAACTCG AGGATGCTACAGGTGGAAACTTCTCAAAACCTGATCCCGGTGACA GGGCCCGGCATCCACAGCAGCAGTTCAAGTTACATCCTGACGTCAGCATGGATATTgag AGGACCCATGAGCCACGGCCCACTCCTCCTCCTAATGAG TCAGACTACTACACTCTGACTCATAACCCACGTGGTTGGTGCGTGGTCTTCAACAATGAGATCTTCACAGGAGGTCTGAATAATCGAAAAGGAACTCAGGAGGATGCAG ATACTCTGAAAGAAGTGTTCACTCGCTTAGGTTTTCAAGTGAAGATACACAACAACTGtactgcagagcagatgaagaagaaaataaatgatcTTGGCAAGAATAATTTCAAAAGTGATGATGCCTTG GTGGTGTTCGTGCTTTCACATGGAGAAAAGGGGTGTGTCTTTGGCACTGATTGGGAAAAGGTGCTCCTGAAAGAGCTGACGGACCCCTTTACAAGTGGAAGAGCTCCAACCTTGACAGGGAAGCCCAAACTCTTCTTCATTCAAGCCTGTCAAGGTGATGGATACCAGAAAGGATACCGTCCCTGCAGTAGAGAGGACGAGaaccgaaaaaaagaagcatggcAAGCTGACGCTTCAATCCCTGATGAGACAGTGCCTGAGCTAGCAGACTTTCTGATCGGCATGTCCACAGTAGAGGAGTGCAAGTCCTTTCGAAACAAACGCACAGGATCTATCTACATCCAGGAGCTGTGCAAACAGCTGAAAATAGCAGCAGAAAG CCAGGTGATGGACGATATCCTCACTGTCCTGACACGTGTGAACAGGGAGATCAGCAAAGGAGAGTTTTTATCCTACAAACAAATGCCGGAGCCCAAATACACTCTCACCAAGAAGCTTGTCCTCAAATATATATGA